The genomic window CAGGCTGCTAAAGCAAAGGCAAGAGGATTTAAAACTTTTGATTGTTTTAAAACTATTATCTTCCTTTTACTCGGAAAACTTGATTTCAGGTTGATCAATAAATGCTATTTACCCATTTAAAACTAAAAAGAGCCCTTTTTTTCTGGTAATAATTCTGATTAATGTAATTCCCATGGCCAGTTTCTGTTCGATCAGAATTCCTACGTAATTTCCTGTGGCAAATCCGGCTGCGTAAGCAATATAATTTATCGGTGAATTCATGTTCTGCATAACCTGACTGATAACAATGAGCCAGATAAGGACTTCAAAAAATCCGATAATTGGTGCCAGATAACGCATTCCTTTATTCACAAAAATGATACGTAAAGTTCCCAGAGATACATCGAAGATTCGCGATATAAAAATTAGAATTGGAAGAATATATACTAAAGATTCTTTGGTAAATATTTCCAGCATAAAAAACTCCTTAAAATAAATATTAAACTAACTTTATTGTATTTTGATTTTGATGCAATGAAAAATTATTTTTCAATCCAAAATCGAAAATCGCTTCCATCTTTTTCCTTTACATATAAACTGGATTGACAATTTCATACCCAGCAAAAGATTAAGTAAGTTGAATTATGAAGAATTGAGGATAAAATGAGTAAAAATGAAATATTATCATTCTTGCAGGAACATAAAAATGAAATTTCAAAACAATTTCGAGTAACCCGAATTGGTCTATTCGGTTCATATTCCAAAAATTTGGAAAATGATAATAGCGATATTGATATTATCGTTGAAGGTGATGAAATTGATGATGAAAAATTTAAGTTATTTCTAGAAAAGGGATTAAACAAGAAAATCGATCTGGTCAAAAAAAGATAGTTTGTATAATTTTATGAAATATCTGATCGATGAAGAGGCAATATATGTTTAAAAAAGATATT from Candidatus Cloacimonadota bacterium includes these protein-coding regions:
- a CDS encoding DUF5698 domain-containing protein → MLEIFTKESLVYILPILIFISRIFDVSLGTLRIIFVNKGMRYLAPIIGFFEVLIWLIVISQVMQNMNSPINYIAYAAGFATGNYVGILIEQKLAMGITLIRIITRKKGLFLVLNG
- a CDS encoding nucleotidyltransferase domain-containing protein, with the translated sequence MSKNEILSFLQEHKNEISKQFRVTRIGLFGSYSKNLENDNSDIDIIVEGDEIDDEKFKLFLEKGLNKKIDLVKKR